From Nerophis lumbriciformis linkage group LG09, RoL_Nlum_v2.1, whole genome shotgun sequence, one genomic window encodes:
- the LOC133607869 gene encoding KN motif and ankyrin repeat domain-containing protein 4-like isoform X2 has protein sequence MERQNGNMSPFKANESSVKGKPAYSVETPYGFRLDLDFLKYVDDIEKGNTIKRVPIHRRSKGPLANTLPRHLHPSGYRPSAWGSTGALGPRSRPPDDRHHAASWLYDYRKPVSPRGLAEMEAKIRDFDEQPLGEHIRPHLLRASSMPLTVLLRQGSESTDELGSPCGSRDHLGGINSSCEDIFDVPRDCSGLVRRLTEALEHVEELEKEVQVIPDLRAQISFLQEEKERLRSKIHMASLNGTTGHHVSADKKRPRHDRCGNGQESNPAHEWRASADLDELLTVTSLQAKVAAVEQKLHETELELQKVTGRLRQQQKESRSKEEQIEHLSARPGVWVRAERVVVDQEGGEMTNGESSLLPADAGAHTLDTAVVVHHIHRIKRLLDQQWECLSATDEELISPRVISVQQEMMDLIDVLTSHYTRSERNRGQSLQHQDGECGTKTIAGTWTSNAADEGYKTTASNNPVGPSRVHQKARREVGTGPWEADADPAKAWTEESGEMSRDGSGRTDGGVASADVAKVKPMPTVEQMEGNSEPETTRGSETVNADFMAACQFLNDHMDDIEDPTEDTKKALVVLFQEWFGAAAEDNSVASRVAAYLKEIQKTTPSLMAFLINLADDNGNTVLHYSVSHSHYSIVSLLLDTGVSDVNFQNKAGYTAVMLASLTVPDNPSDMEVVRRLMGLGNVNVRSEQTGHTALHLAVRHGRVVMVRSLLSCGADADIQDGQGTTALMFACERGHTHIARLLLERTRCRLSLTDQSGRTALGIAVQGCHGDTAALLQAHARTRAL, from the exons gAAATATGTCGCCTTTCAAAGCAAATGAGAGCTCCGTGAAAGGAAAACCTGCATACTCGGTGGAAACCCCGTACGGTTTCCGTCTAGACTTGGACTTCCTGAAGTATGTGGACGATATCGAGAAAGGGAACACCATAAAAAGAGTCCCCATCCATCGCCGAAGCAAAGGCCCTCTGGCTAACACTCTTCCCCGGCACCTTCACCCCTCAGGCTACCGCCCTAGCGCATGGGGATCGACCGGAGCCCTCGGCCCCAGGTCTCGACCGCCCGATGACCGTCATCATGCCGCTTCCTGGTTGTACGATTACAGGAAGCCCGTTTCTCCGAGAGGATTAGCAGAAATGGAGGCCAAGATCAGAGATTTTGATGAGCAGCCCTTGGGCGAGCATATCCGACCTCATCTCCTCCGAGCCTCCAGTATGCCGCTCACGGTGTTGTTGAGACAAGGATCAGAGTCGACGGATGAACTCGGCAGTCCTTGCGGTTCAAGGGATCACCTCGGAGGCATAAATAGCTCCTGTGAAGACATCTTTGACGTCCCTCGGGACTGTTCAGGCCTGGTAAGGCGCCTGACGGAAGCTCTTGAACATGTGGAGGAGCTGGAGAAGGAAGTTCAGGTTATTCCAGACCTCAGAGCTCAGATCAGTTTTCTCCAGGAGGAAAAAGAAAGGCTGCGCTCGAAAATTCACATGGCATCATTGAACGGAACCACCGGCCACCACGTCTCCGCCGACAAGAAAAGGCCGCGGCATGACCGGTGCGGCAACGGTCAAGAGTCGAATCCCGCGCACGAGTGGAGGGCGAGCGCGGATCTGGACGAACTGCTGACGGTCACGTCCCTCCAAGCCAAAGTAGCCGCGGTGGAGCAGAAGCTCCACGAGACGGAGCTTGAACTCCAGAAGGTCACAGGGAGGCTGAGGCAGCAGCAAAAAGAGAGCAGGAGCAAAGAGGAACAGATCGAACACCTCAGCGCACGGCCCGGGGTGTGGGTTCGCGCAGAGCGGGTGGTGGTGGACCAGGAGGGGGGGGAGATGACAAATGGAGAAAGTTCACTGCTGCCTGCAGATGCTGGGGCTCACACTTTGGACACGGCCGTGGTGGTCCACCACATACATCGAATCAAGCGGCTCTTGGATCAGCAGTGGGAGTGTTTGAGCGCCACAGACGAAGAGCTGATTAGCCCGAGAGTGATCTCCGTGCAGCAGGAGATGATGGACCTCATCGACGTCCTTACCTCCCACTACACGCGGTCTGAACGCAACCGTGGACAAAGTCTTCAACACCAAG ATGGTGAATGCGGCACAAAGACCATCGCTGGAACTTGGACTTCAAACGCTGCTGATGAAGG GTACAAAACCACTGCCAGCAACAATCCAGTCGGGCCGAGTCGTGTCCACCAGAAGGCTCGTCGTGAGGTCGGCACCGGGCCTTGGGAAGCGGACGCGGACCCAGCAAAGGCCTGGACGGAGGAGAGCGGGGAAATGAGCCGAGACGGGTCGGGGCGGACAGATGGAGGGGTGGCATCCGCCGACGTGGCCAAGGTGAAACCGATGCCGACCGTAGAACAGATGGAGGGAAACTCCGAGCCCGAaacaaccagaggcag CGAGACTGTGAATGCCGACTTTATGGCTGCGTGCCAGTTCCTCAACGATCACATGGACGACATAGAGGACCCGACTGAGGACACG AAGAAGGCTCTGGTCGTGCTCTTCCAGGAGTGGTTCGGTGCGGCGGCGGAGGACAATTCGGTGGCCAGCAGGGTGGCGGCGTACCTGAAGGAGATCCAGAAGACCACACCGTCCCTCATGGCCTTCCTCATCAACCTGGCCGACGATAACGGCAACACGGTTTTGCACTACAGCGTTTCTCACAGCCACTACAGTATAGTCAGTCTGCTGCTGGACACAG GCGTGAGTGACGTCAACTTCCAGAACAAGGCGGGCTACACCGCAGTGATGCTGGCCTCTCTGACGGTCCCTGACAACCCAAGTGACATGGAGGTGGTCCGCAGGCTCATGGGGCTCGGCAACGTCAATGTCCGATCCGAACAG ACGGGCCACACAGCTCTGCATTTGGCGGTGAGACACGGACGAGTCGTGATGGTCCGCTCGCTGCTGAGCTGCGGAGCGGACGCCGACATCCAGGACGGTCAGGGGACCACGGCCCTGATGTTTGCGTGCGAGAGGGGCCACACGCACATCGCCAGGCTGCTGCTGGAGAGGACCCGGTGCCGACTTAGCCTCACTGATCAG
- the LOC133607869 gene encoding KN motif and ankyrin repeat domain-containing protein 4-like isoform X1 gives MERQNGNMSPFKANESSVKGKPAYSVETPYGFRLDLDFLKYVDDIEKGNTIKRVPIHRRSKGPLANTLPRHLHPSGYRPSAWGSTGALGPRSRPPDDRHHAASWLYDYRKPVSPRGLAEMEAKIRDFDEQPLGEHIRPHLLRASSMPLTVLLRQGSESTDELGSPCGSRDHLGGINSSCEDIFDVPRDCSGLVRRLTEALEHVEELEKEVQVIPDLRAQISFLQEEKERLRSKIHMASLNGTTGHHVSADKKRPRHDRCGNGQESNPAHEWRASADLDELLTVTSLQAKVAAVEQKLHETELELQKVTGRLRQQQKESRSKEEQIEHLSARPGVWVRAERVVVDQEGGEMTNGESSLLPADAGAHTLDTAVVVHHIHRIKRLLDQQWECLSATDEELISPRVISVQQEMMDLIDVLTSHYTRSERNRGQSLQHQDGECGTKTIAGTWTSNAADEGYKTTASNNPVGPSRVHQKARREVGTGPWEADADPAKAWTEESGEMSRDGSGRTDGGVASADVAKVKPMPTVEQMEGNSEPETTRGSETVNADFMAACQFLNDHMDDIEDPTEDTKKALVVLFQEWFGAAAEDNSVASRVAAYLKEIQKTTPSLMAFLINLADDNGNTVLHYSVSHSHYSIVSLLLDTGTTSTSGHQTRLFTETPNCLAGVSDVNFQNKAGYTAVMLASLTVPDNPSDMEVVRRLMGLGNVNVRSEQTGHTALHLAVRHGRVVMVRSLLSCGADADIQDGQGTTALMFACERGHTHIARLLLERTRCRLSLTDQSGRTALGIAVQGCHGDTAALLQAHARTRAL, from the exons gAAATATGTCGCCTTTCAAAGCAAATGAGAGCTCCGTGAAAGGAAAACCTGCATACTCGGTGGAAACCCCGTACGGTTTCCGTCTAGACTTGGACTTCCTGAAGTATGTGGACGATATCGAGAAAGGGAACACCATAAAAAGAGTCCCCATCCATCGCCGAAGCAAAGGCCCTCTGGCTAACACTCTTCCCCGGCACCTTCACCCCTCAGGCTACCGCCCTAGCGCATGGGGATCGACCGGAGCCCTCGGCCCCAGGTCTCGACCGCCCGATGACCGTCATCATGCCGCTTCCTGGTTGTACGATTACAGGAAGCCCGTTTCTCCGAGAGGATTAGCAGAAATGGAGGCCAAGATCAGAGATTTTGATGAGCAGCCCTTGGGCGAGCATATCCGACCTCATCTCCTCCGAGCCTCCAGTATGCCGCTCACGGTGTTGTTGAGACAAGGATCAGAGTCGACGGATGAACTCGGCAGTCCTTGCGGTTCAAGGGATCACCTCGGAGGCATAAATAGCTCCTGTGAAGACATCTTTGACGTCCCTCGGGACTGTTCAGGCCTGGTAAGGCGCCTGACGGAAGCTCTTGAACATGTGGAGGAGCTGGAGAAGGAAGTTCAGGTTATTCCAGACCTCAGAGCTCAGATCAGTTTTCTCCAGGAGGAAAAAGAAAGGCTGCGCTCGAAAATTCACATGGCATCATTGAACGGAACCACCGGCCACCACGTCTCCGCCGACAAGAAAAGGCCGCGGCATGACCGGTGCGGCAACGGTCAAGAGTCGAATCCCGCGCACGAGTGGAGGGCGAGCGCGGATCTGGACGAACTGCTGACGGTCACGTCCCTCCAAGCCAAAGTAGCCGCGGTGGAGCAGAAGCTCCACGAGACGGAGCTTGAACTCCAGAAGGTCACAGGGAGGCTGAGGCAGCAGCAAAAAGAGAGCAGGAGCAAAGAGGAACAGATCGAACACCTCAGCGCACGGCCCGGGGTGTGGGTTCGCGCAGAGCGGGTGGTGGTGGACCAGGAGGGGGGGGAGATGACAAATGGAGAAAGTTCACTGCTGCCTGCAGATGCTGGGGCTCACACTTTGGACACGGCCGTGGTGGTCCACCACATACATCGAATCAAGCGGCTCTTGGATCAGCAGTGGGAGTGTTTGAGCGCCACAGACGAAGAGCTGATTAGCCCGAGAGTGATCTCCGTGCAGCAGGAGATGATGGACCTCATCGACGTCCTTACCTCCCACTACACGCGGTCTGAACGCAACCGTGGACAAAGTCTTCAACACCAAG ATGGTGAATGCGGCACAAAGACCATCGCTGGAACTTGGACTTCAAACGCTGCTGATGAAGG GTACAAAACCACTGCCAGCAACAATCCAGTCGGGCCGAGTCGTGTCCACCAGAAGGCTCGTCGTGAGGTCGGCACCGGGCCTTGGGAAGCGGACGCGGACCCAGCAAAGGCCTGGACGGAGGAGAGCGGGGAAATGAGCCGAGACGGGTCGGGGCGGACAGATGGAGGGGTGGCATCCGCCGACGTGGCCAAGGTGAAACCGATGCCGACCGTAGAACAGATGGAGGGAAACTCCGAGCCCGAaacaaccagaggcag CGAGACTGTGAATGCCGACTTTATGGCTGCGTGCCAGTTCCTCAACGATCACATGGACGACATAGAGGACCCGACTGAGGACACG AAGAAGGCTCTGGTCGTGCTCTTCCAGGAGTGGTTCGGTGCGGCGGCGGAGGACAATTCGGTGGCCAGCAGGGTGGCGGCGTACCTGAAGGAGATCCAGAAGACCACACCGTCCCTCATGGCCTTCCTCATCAACCTGGCCGACGATAACGGCAACACGGTTTTGCACTACAGCGTTTCTCACAGCCACTACAGTATAGTCAGTCTGCTGCTGGACACAGGTACTACAAGTACTTCTGGTCACCAAACCCGTTTGTTCACAGAGACTCCGAATTGTCTCGCAGGCGTGAGTGACGTCAACTTCCAGAACAAGGCGGGCTACACCGCAGTGATGCTGGCCTCTCTGACGGTCCCTGACAACCCAAGTGACATGGAGGTGGTCCGCAGGCTCATGGGGCTCGGCAACGTCAATGTCCGATCCGAACAG ACGGGCCACACAGCTCTGCATTTGGCGGTGAGACACGGACGAGTCGTGATGGTCCGCTCGCTGCTGAGCTGCGGAGCGGACGCCGACATCCAGGACGGTCAGGGGACCACGGCCCTGATGTTTGCGTGCGAGAGGGGCCACACGCACATCGCCAGGCTGCTGCTGGAGAGGACCCGGTGCCGACTTAGCCTCACTGATCAG